CTACCCTGCCAAGTTCCTGTGGACCGATCAGCCACTTCGCGACACGGCGAGTTCACCTCGTGCTCGCTTGGCAGCATGGCTGACATCCAGCGAAAATCCGCAGTTCTCAGCCACGGCTGCGAACCGTATCTGGCAATATCTCGTCGGTCGCGGACTTTACGCCGATGTCGACAATCTGGATCAGGCTTCCCCTGAAGATCGCAAGTTTCTGGACGAACTCGGCCATCGGTTTGCTCACGATGGTTTTGATGTCCAAGGATTGATCGCAGCAATTTGCAAATCGGATTGGTATCAGGCCGAAAGCCTTGAAGCGACCACGGAAGAAGTGGATTTCCAACGACGCTTGAAGGTACTCAGCCCTGAGCAAGTCTTTGATTCCTTGGAGCAAGCCTTGCTGCTGCCGGTTGGTCGCGTCGATCCGGGAGCAGCCCGCTGGACAGGCGAACGATCGCAGCTCGTGAATCGACTCAGCGAAACGGTGGGAGCCACACCGGAAGATTATGCATCCGGTATCCCGCAAGCATTAATGCTGATGAATGGGCAGCTTACTAGCGAAGCAATCGACCTCGATCGAAGCCGCCTGCTGCGTGCGGTCGTGGAGTCTCCGTTCTTTAACGATCGGGACCGAATCGAAACACTGTTTCTCGCCGTACTTACGCGTGAACCGACCGAAGCTGAGAGAACGGCGCTCGTTCAATTCGTGGCCGACAAGCCTGCGGAAAAATCCCAAAAGCAAGCCTACGGAGAGATCTTGTGGGCCCTGCTCAACAGTCCGGAGTTTGTGCTATGTCGATAAATCGCTCGTTCCAAAAGTTTACCCGCCGTGATCTGATGCGGATCGCAGCTGCCTCGCTCGGTGGCGTGAGCTGTTCCGGCTGGTTGCCCAAACTGGCCCAAGCTACCGAAGGCCAACGCCCTCCCAAAGCATGCATTCTGCTTTGGATGGCGGGTGGACCGAGCCAGATTGATACGCTCGATCCAAAACCAAAGCACGCCAACGGTGGCCCGACCCGAGCTATTTCGACCTCGGTCCCTGGCATCGAGCTTAGCGAGAATTTGCCGTTGCTGGCAAAACAAATGGAGCATGTTGCGCTCGTTCGTTCCATGAAGACCCGCGAAGGAGATCATGGTCGGGCGACGCAATTGATGATGACCGGATACCGTCCGATGGGAGGCAACATCGAGTATCCGGTCCTTGGTTCGCTTGTGGCAGAGCGACTCAAACCAACCGCTGCCCAATTGCCCGGCTTCGTGGCGATCTCCCCGTTCCGACCGGGCAATTTGGGCGCCGGTTTCTTAGGTCCTCGATATGCTCCGTTGATGGTCTCTGGCGTCAGCAACAACCCAAATACCCGTGCTGATTTGACAGTCGAAAACCTCGACCCATCCGGCATCGAACGTTCCGAATTGAGCGAGCGCAAGTTCCTGCTTGATGTCCTGCGAACTGGTATGCCAGGGGATGCGTCGGCGGCCAAGAAGCATGCGGCCGTTTACGATCAAGCAATGCGGATGGTCGAAACACGCGGCGAGGGGGCTTTCGATCTCGAACAGGAACCTGCCGAACTACGTGATGCCTATGGTCGCAATCGTTTCGGGCAAGGCTGTTTGCTGGCCCGTCGCTTAGTGGAACGCAACGTTCCATTTGTGGAAGTGACGTTAGATACTTCCACCGACGCAACCTGGGATTCGCATCTCAATAATTTCCGCACAGTAAAAACTATGTGCGAAACACTTGATCCGGCTTGGTCGACGCTGATTAACGATTTGAAGCAACGAGGATTGCTCGACTCGACCTTGGTGGTCTGGATGGGGGAATTCGGTAGGACACCGCGCATCAATCAAAACTCAGGTCGCGATCACTTTCCTGATGCTTGGAGCGTTGCCTTGTCGGGAGGCGGCATTCAAGGGGGCAGTGTCATTGGCTCGACAACGGTCGACGGAATGAGTGTCGATGACCGTCCTGTCAGTGCCGCGGATCTATTCGCAACCGTGCTAGAAGGGATCGGCGTATCGTCTGACTCGGATAACTACATGGGGGATCGTCCTATTCCCATCGTCGATGGCGGCAAGCCAATTAAGGAGCTGCTGGGATGAAGTTCGATCGAAGGTCGAAACAAGTCGCTCCATGGATTCTTTGGGCAGCTTGGTTGGGAAGCGTGTCGTATGTCGCGCACTTCACGCCCCAACTAGCTGCCGAAGATTTACGACCAGGCCAGCACGATATGCTGCTTCTGTTGCCAGATGGACCGATCCATGTTCGGGCGTGGATTACCGACAACGGACAACCGCTCGAGCAAGTTCGTCGGAACTATATCGACGATCTAGTCTCGTCCCTCGATACCGATCGCGACGGCAAACTGGGACGCAACGAAACGATGAAGCATCCGTTGTTCGTCAGCGGCCGTCGGTACGAAAACAATAAATTCCTAAACTCGCTCCGCAGCAACCGACCCTATACCGACCGTGAGATTGAACTCGCGGTCGATCGGGTTGCCGGACAACCAGTCGCATTTCGGCAAAACAATGCGTTTGCGGAACAAGACCTGAGCGTCTTCCGAGTGCTCGATCAGAATGAATCAGGCCTGATCGATCGCGCCGAAATGCGGCTGGCCCCGGCACGGATCGCTGAACGAGATAGCGACTTTGACCAGTGCATCACGTTCAACGAGTTTCTCGAGCAGCCGGCGTTGATGATGGCGGATGTGGTGATCACGACCGTAAACGATTCCCCTCCGACCTCGCTTCATTCCGAATTGTTACGCGACGCCAGCGAGCCGATTCTCGCGGCACGTATGGTACGTTTGTACGATCAAGATCGCGATGCCCATTTGTCGCAGCAGGAACTCAGCTGGAGGCCAGAGCGTATCGCCAAATTGGACACAGACCACGATGGCCGACTGAGCATGCAAGAGCTAGGCTCGATTTCCAATGCCGAGCCAGATATTCAGCTGGCCGTAGACCTGGCAAAAGCTTCCAGCGAAGCAATGCAGCTTGTCGACCAACACCAGAAGGATGGCGAAGCGTCCGCGGCTTCCCTCCGTTTCAATCGCGGTAATGTCATGCTCAGCGTTGGCTACCGTTATCGTGATCCGGTGGAGGAAGCACGCCGAAATGCCGAAGCTGCCTTCAATGCGATCGATATCGATGCCAACGGATACCTTGATCGAGAAGAGATAGCCGAACACCAACGTTTTGAGCGTTACCTGTTCGATGCCATGGATGAAGACGACGACGAACGTGTCTTCGCCGCCGAGATGATGAAGTACGTCGTCAACTATGCGGAAGCCGCTTCGACTTCGTGCCAAGCAACTTTGGTCGACGCTGGGAACGGCTTCTTCCAGATGCTCGATGCCAACGACGACGGGCGGATTTCGATTCGCGAGCTTCGACGGTGCGAGCAGCGATTGGTCGATGCCAGTCAAGATAACGCGATCAATCCATCCCAGTTGGCGAAATCGTTTCGGATTGAGTTCGAGCGCGGTGGCGTCAGCTTATTCGGTCGAGTTGATCGCACGGATGCTGCGACCCCCACGGTTCCCCTGCGAAGCAACGGCGGCCCAATCTGGTTTCAACGTATGGATCGCAACGGAGACGGCGACTTGACCTGGGATGAATTTTTAGGACCACGAGAAGTATTTGAACAATTAGATTCCGACCGGGACGGTCTACTCGATCCGGCGGAAGCGAAACAAGCGAGCGAGAAGACCCTATGAGCAATACCATCGAATCAACCATGAATCACGACGGCAAACTGCTCGAACAGGTAGAGCGACTCCGCGAGGCTCGTGAGCAACTGCGGGTAGAGATCGGCAAAGTCATTGTCGGTCAGCAAGACGTGGTCGACTTGTTACTGCTTGGCCTGTTATGTCGCGGACATGTTCTTCTACACGGGGTGCCTGGCTTAGGCAAAACGTTGATGGCCCGGACATTGGCCAAAACGCTTGATCTACAGTTCAAACGAGTCCAGTTCACACCGGATCTGATGCCGTCGGACATTACCGGGACAGATGTAATTGAAGAACAGGAAGGAGGCGGCGGGCATCGCTTGAAGTTTGTCCCTGGGCCAATCTTTACCAACTTTCTACTTGCCGACGAAGTCAACCGAACTCCCCCGAAAACACAGGCCGCGCTCTTGCAAGCCATGCAGGAACACGAGGTCTCGATTGGCAACACAACGTATCCGATCGAACTCCCATTCTTTGTTGTGGCCACCCAGAACCCGATCGAAATGGAGGGGACTTATCCGTTGCCGGAAGCTCAGGTCGACCGCTTCATGTTCAACATTCGTGTCCGCTACCCAACCGTGGCGGAGGAAGCGGCAATTATCCGGGGCACAACTGGTAGCCAAACCGTCGAGCCTCATTCGGTCCTGTCGTCGGACGATTTGTTGCGTTTGCAAGAGATCGTGCGGAGCGTTCCAGTTTCTGACGATGTCGTGCACTACGCTGCTCGATTGGTCAACGCCACTCGACCGCTGCGAACCGACAAGGGCGATCGCGCACCAATCGAGGCCATTGAGAAGTACGTCACTTATGGAGCCAGCCCGCGTGCTGGTCAGGCCCTCATACTAGCCGGCAAGGCGAAAGCGGTGCTCGAAGGTCGCTACCACGTTGATTTCGCGGATGTGAAATCGCTCGCTCATCCCGTATTACGTCATCGTCTGGTATTGAACTTTCATGGTCGCGCTGACAACGTCGATTCGGACGATGTGATCGACAAGCTCTTGGCCACTGTGCGGGAAGAAGACGAATGATCAGTAGTCGTCGCTCGACAACACAAGAAGAGAAACCGCAAGCAAGCTGGCTGCA
This window of the Blastopirellula marina genome carries:
- a CDS encoding DUF1501 domain-containing protein, giving the protein MSINRSFQKFTRRDLMRIAAASLGGVSCSGWLPKLAQATEGQRPPKACILLWMAGGPSQIDTLDPKPKHANGGPTRAISTSVPGIELSENLPLLAKQMEHVALVRSMKTREGDHGRATQLMMTGYRPMGGNIEYPVLGSLVAERLKPTAAQLPGFVAISPFRPGNLGAGFLGPRYAPLMVSGVSNNPNTRADLTVENLDPSGIERSELSERKFLLDVLRTGMPGDASAAKKHAAVYDQAMRMVETRGEGAFDLEQEPAELRDAYGRNRFGQGCLLARRLVERNVPFVEVTLDTSTDATWDSHLNNFRTVKTMCETLDPAWSTLINDLKQRGLLDSTLVVWMGEFGRTPRINQNSGRDHFPDAWSVALSGGGIQGGSVIGSTTVDGMSVDDRPVSAADLFATVLEGIGVSSDSDNYMGDRPIPIVDGGKPIKELLG
- a CDS encoding AAA family ATPase; translation: MSNTIESTMNHDGKLLEQVERLREAREQLRVEIGKVIVGQQDVVDLLLLGLLCRGHVLLHGVPGLGKTLMARTLAKTLDLQFKRVQFTPDLMPSDITGTDVIEEQEGGGGHRLKFVPGPIFTNFLLADEVNRTPPKTQAALLQAMQEHEVSIGNTTYPIELPFFVVATQNPIEMEGTYPLPEAQVDRFMFNIRVRYPTVAEEAAIIRGTTGSQTVEPHSVLSSDDLLRLQEIVRSVPVSDDVVHYAARLVNATRPLRTDKGDRAPIEAIEKYVTYGASPRAGQALILAGKAKAVLEGRYHVDFADVKSLAHPVLRHRLVLNFHGRADNVDSDDVIDKLLATVREEDE
- a CDS encoding EF-hand domain-containing protein, whose translation is MKFDRRSKQVAPWILWAAWLGSVSYVAHFTPQLAAEDLRPGQHDMLLLLPDGPIHVRAWITDNGQPLEQVRRNYIDDLVSSLDTDRDGKLGRNETMKHPLFVSGRRYENNKFLNSLRSNRPYTDREIELAVDRVAGQPVAFRQNNAFAEQDLSVFRVLDQNESGLIDRAEMRLAPARIAERDSDFDQCITFNEFLEQPALMMADVVITTVNDSPPTSLHSELLRDASEPILAARMVRLYDQDRDAHLSQQELSWRPERIAKLDTDHDGRLSMQELGSISNAEPDIQLAVDLAKASSEAMQLVDQHQKDGEASAASLRFNRGNVMLSVGYRYRDPVEEARRNAEAAFNAIDIDANGYLDREEIAEHQRFERYLFDAMDEDDDERVFAAEMMKYVVNYAEAASTSCQATLVDAGNGFFQMLDANDDGRISIRELRRCEQRLVDASQDNAINPSQLAKSFRIEFERGGVSLFGRVDRTDAATPTVPLRSNGGPIWFQRMDRNGDGDLTWDEFLGPREVFEQLDSDRDGLLDPAEAKQASEKTL
- a CDS encoding DUF1553 domain-containing protein, which produces MRLLTALLLMLLVHAPCGSSISWADSRGESLSKWINERGRVAWGEPPAKCDDLTFARRVYLDIVGRTPSVSELRDFQDLGENRRDVLVERLIFGEGPRASAYQRLSAENLARHWRRVLIPPGTTVVGSPLTLEAWLKDAFAERTPYDEMMRDLAAIRSAGEAGGYYQLLGAQPENYASQLTRSTLGVRIECAQCHDHPFVDWKQEDFWGLAAFYGNMRGPNDAAASTSSEGSITYEGKTYPAKFLWTDQPLRDTASSPRARLAAWLTSSENPQFSATAANRIWQYLVGRGLYADVDNLDQASPEDRKFLDELGHRFAHDGFDVQGLIAAICKSDWYQAESLEATTEEVDFQRRLKVLSPEQVFDSLEQALLLPVGRVDPGAARWTGERSQLVNRLSETVGATPEDYASGIPQALMLMNGQLTSEAIDLDRSRLLRAVVESPFFNDRDRIETLFLAVLTREPTEAERTALVQFVADKPAEKSQKQAYGEILWALLNSPEFVLCR